In Nerophis ophidion isolate RoL-2023_Sa linkage group LG02, RoL_Noph_v1.0, whole genome shotgun sequence, one DNA window encodes the following:
- the LOC133548275 gene encoding salivary glue protein Sgs-3-like, translating to MSPTNTIPAKKPPTKTSPKNMSPTNTIPAKNPPTKTSPTKRPQLRRPQQTCPPTNTPPTKTFPTKTSPTKKTPTNMSPTNTAPTKMPPTNTFPTKTFPKNTSLTKKSPTNTSPTKKSPTNTSPTKTSPTNTSPTKKSPTNTSPTKTSPTNTSPTKTSPTNTAPTKTSPTKTSPSNMSPTNRSPTKTSPKNTSPNKTSPTNMSPYKHGPHKDVSHKDAPYK from the coding sequence ATGTCCCCTACAAACACGATCCCTGCAAAGAAGCCCCCTACAAAGACGTCCCCTAAAAACATGTCCCCTACAAACACGATCCCTGCAAAGAATCCCCCTACAAAGACGTCCCCTACAAAACGTCCCCAACTAAGACGACCTCAACAAACATGTCCCCCTACAAACACGCCCCCCACAAAGACGTTCCCAACAAAAACGTCCCCTACTAAGAAGACCCCAACAAACATGTCCCCTACAAACACGGCCCCCACAAAGATGCCCCCAACAAACACATTCCCTACTAAGACGTTCCCTAAAAACACATCCCTTACTAAGAAGTCCCCTACAAACACTTCCCCTACTAAGAAGTCCCCTACAAACACATCCCCTACTAAGACGTCCCCTACAAACACTTCCCCTACTAAGAAGTCCCCTACAAACACATCCCCTACTAAGACGTCCCCTACAAACACATCCCCTACTAAGACCTCCCCTACAAACACGGCCCCCACAAAGACGTCTCCCACAAAGACGTCCCCTTCAAACATGTCCCCTACAAACAGATCCCCTACTAAGACATCCCCTAAAAACACATCCCCTAATAAGACGTCCCCTACAAACATGTCCCCCTACAAACACGGCCCCCACAAAGACGTCTCCCACAAAGACGCACCCTACAAATAA